ATAAGAGGGTCCTCCAATCCAATGTTCATTAATCGACCGATCAAAAACTAATAAATTTAACCAAGGCGTGGTGCTGTGTTCCTGTGTTCTTGCAGAATTTATACTCAGCCTTTAACTTGATTGATACCTTAGAAAATTTGGACAAACATGAAATTGACTCAACTGTTAAAGATAGATTGAGCTCGTGTAAAAAAGTATAATTGAAACTCAACTCAAGTAAAGTAATAATCAGAGCAAACTCAATTACTACACTTTTAAGGTTTATTATTCTGAagattttgttttcatttttgcttcaaaattacaaaataagcatatacacaaaaaaaaaaatatagataaTTCACTATAGACTATAAAGACTTCTAACACTGTACCATATATAAACTCTATCAGATAGTCTTTCCTCTTGCACTGCATACAGAATATCATAACCACtgggccaatggctcagtgACTATCAGAGAGGGGCTTAAGTCCCTCCTTGGGCAGTAGGTGAGGGTTCAAACCTCACCTGCAGCGAAAAAAATTTAAGGGTTGTGTCATAGCATTTCTTGAtctagttgggtctgtatacccACCAGTCCCCTACCACAGCCTCCTTAGGCTTCCCCTcccccctagattaggatagagtagaTTATACAAACGTATTgttgttgacaaaaaaaaaaacatatagaATATCataaaatagtaaaaaaattttacaactaTCTTATTAAAATCGTTACTTTAAGGCTGTTTGATGGGATTAGACTCGTTTATATGGTGGTGTAATTACTATCGCATAGCATGCATTAGTAAAAATTTTCACCGCATTATTGTATCCTGGCTCGGGCTAATCTACGCATCCCCCATCCTGAGTCTCCCACGAATTTCAGTAGTAATAGTAGTAGGAGCAGCAGTACTCTATCACTGACCACTGAAATAAATGATGATGATGGATCTGTAAACTCTCTCGCTCAGCTCAGCATTCTGACAAACACCTAATCAGCATTCACCACTATCCCtccgtctctctctctctcaatccAATTCCATAAACATAAAAGTAAAGCTTTACTCGCCCCTTTTCCCTCTCTCTTACTCATCGTCATATATTGTGATCTTATGTCATATCCCAAACGTTTCGGAAGTATCGCCCAATCGATCTCCGATCGGGTGTCGCTTTCTAGAAGAACTACTTCTTTCCGCGAAACGCTGCCGTTTCAGAGATCGGAGCTACTATTCCCCTTCGGGCGGACAAATGTGCTTCAATTAGGGTAGCAGATCACTGATATTCTTTGTTGAGAGAAACGGGGAAAAGGAATATGAATCCCCTGTGCTGCATTGCTCCGGTTTCAGTCGATCGAGATCGGGCTAATCCGACCGTGGTGAAGTCGCAGAGCGACTCGTTAGGGGTGGGGAATGCTGTGGCTGCAAAACCCCTGGGTTTTAACTCGAGGCAGAGTTTTTCTACTGCTCGGATTTCGTCGGTGAATGGGGATTCCGATTTACCTGCAAACTGTAATAATAATGTCAGCAGTAATAATAACTCCGACGGTCTTGTTGATCAAAATGTGGGCGAAGGAAAGGAGGCAAAGGCAGTGTACAGTGGGAATGTGAACGTGGCTGGGGTGTTGTACAAGTGGGTGAACTATGGGAAGGGGTGGAGAGCTAGGTGGTTTGTGCTGGAAGATGGCGTGCTGTCGTACTATAAAGTTCACGGGCCGGATAAGATCGTGATCAATCCTGGGAGAGAGAAGGGCGCGAAGGTTATTGGGGAGGAATCCTGGAGGTATATGAGGAAAGCAAGTTGTATTGGGGGTTATCAGCATCGAGTTAACCGGACTGTTAAACAGTGGAAACCCTTTGGTGAAGTGCATTTGAAGGTTTGCTTTTCGTTGGCTTATTTGTTTAATGGGTATCATTAGCATTCTTACTGAAGTGTGTTTGTTTCCCCATTCACGGTGATTCATATGTGTGGATGAGATGGTACATTACAAATATAACATTCTAGCCTTCGAAAATTATCTGGATGTAGCCCTGTTTGGGACTCAGGATTTTACGTTGATGACTCTGCATTTTTGTTTGATCCATGTACTGGAAAAGAATTTGGTTGTCGTAATGTTTGAAGAGAACCAGCTGCAGACTTATAACAAGGTCGTATCCTCGATGTACGCATCTGATGGCTTTGCAGTTAACCTTTGGTAGAGTTCAGCTTTAAAAACAAAATATGAGCGAACATTATTACTGTTGGCCGTGTCCTTCCTTAACAAAATTTGGTGTACGTGGTTTCTCATGTACTAAAGCAAAATCTGGATCAAAGAAGTTTTGTGTATTGTAATAAATTAAAAAACTTGAAAGGAAAGTTGGAAAAATTGTCCTATTTGTATTTGTTTTAGCTTTCTCCTTTTCAAGTTTTATATGCCGATTACAATTATAACTCAGGAAGCTTGACCAGCAATCAATGTGCACTTTGAAATGGGCTGCATTGCCATCATCCATTGAAACTAAATATCATGTGTACAGGTGTCTTCTGTTCGAGCAAGCAAGTCAGATGACAAAAGGCTTTCAATATTCACTGGAACAAAAACTCTCCACTTGCGTTGCCAGTCTAGAGAAGACCGAACTGCATGGATCGAGGCACTTCTGGTTGCTAAAGATCAATTCCCAAGAATGTTGTCAAGTAGCGATTTGGAAACTTCTGAAGAGTTTGTTGTCTCAACAGAGAAGCTACGATCACGATTACTACAAGAGGGTCTTGGTGAGGCAGTTGTTAAGGATTGTGAGTCTATTATGCTTCATGAATTTAGTGAGCTGCAGAATCAGTCGAAGGCTCTTCAACTTAAACATATTTTGCTGGTGGACAGGTTGAGACAGCTTGAGGTACTTTACTACTTCGTCATTAAGGGGTTCCTAATTTGCAAGACTGGGAAAGTTTTCCATGTCCTCTCCCCCTTGTTAAATATGTATATTGAACAAAAATGACCAGTCTTTACTTTATATCTTTCTTTCATTATGGCATTGTACGGTCTATTGCGTGCTTTCCATGACATTATCCTTTGTAAGCTTCTCATCCGATATCTGGTAAGCCGGGCTAAGCCAAGTGAATGCAACATTCCTTGTGTTAACTCTACTGTTTTCTAAATCTTGAGTTGTTACATCTTACTAATTTGTAGTTCTGCTTCTGGTCTTGCTGTCTTTGCATTACAAGACTCACTTCAAGCTATTCTCATCTTCATGTGGAGACCATGAGAATTGAGAAACTTCTTCTCTAACTATTTTTGGCAGACTGAAAAGATTGAGTTGGAAACAACTGTGGTTGATGAAACCAAGGAGAGGGATTCATGTTGTGGAGGGAACAGAAGATTCAGTGGTTAGTTAACACTTGTACAACCCATCTTATTCAAATTTGAAAGAaggcttcttcttttttttttttacgactCACAATTGTATCATTGAAATTTTTCTGGGAAGTCTCCATTGAATGATAAAATTGTACCACTTTGCAGCTCATTCTTTTGAGtctcaaaattaaaaattatctGTGTTGAAAAACATATCATCATCTTTGGAGACTTTGCAGATTTTTATTCCATCTTGTCGGAGGGGAGTGCAAGTGATTCTGATGCCGATAACGAAAGCCGAGGTGGAGGAGATATTGAAACAGATGAAGAAGGCATGTATTTTGACACAAATGATTTTATGCCTGCTGAATCTTTGAGAAGTGCTTCTTATCGAAGTAGAGAGAATACAGAAAATGCATGTAGCTCTTTTACAAATGAAAAAGGCTCATTCTTTTCTGATCGTCTGAGGGGAGTTGAGATAGAAATTAAGGCAATAGAATATCCATATGTCAGAAGACGGAATAATTTGCCAGAACCTAAGGAGAGAGAAAAGCCAGTTGGGTTATGGTCAATAATCAAGGATAATATTGGAAAGGATCTGTCTGGAGTCTGCCTTCCAGTTTACTTCAATGAGCCACTATCTTCATTGCAGAAATGCTTTGAAGATTTGGAGTACTCATACTTGGTTGACCGTGCATTGCAATGGGGAAAGCAGGTAACTCTTCAGCTTACTTGTATTTTATTCCCCTGAAAAATTAGTTTCTTGCATTGCAGAAATCCGGTAGTTAACTTACCGGCTTTGCTTCTTGAAACTCAAATGTTGTCTTTTACATAGCTCTCCTGACTGTATTCCATTCTTGAGCATCAAAATCTATGAAGAAATAGATAGTGCTGTTTCCTTGGTCTGGTCTTCCTCTATATAATAGTAGATGGTTTTGCtgcatcatttttattttcttgaaccTTGTTCACATAATATGACTGATTTGATTGCTAGTTTAAATTGCATATGACAATTTTAACTTCTACAGGGGAATGATTTGATGAGAATATTGAATATAGCAGCTTTTGCTGTTTCTGGCTATGCTTCAACAGAGGGTAGGCAATGCAAACCTTTCAATCCTTTACTCGGGGAGACATACGAGGCTGACTACCCAGATAAAGGTCTACGTTTCTTCTCGGAAAAGGTAGCGCTTTTCTCTCCCAAAGAATTTGATAAATATCATCTTTGACCGTCTGGAATGTATCTTTTCCTCTGCCTTCTACAATGGAGGATCTTGATTGTTCCATGCAAAGTGGACTTCCATTACTGTAATGTCTTGGCACTCAATGAGATTTGCAATTGAGTCCTCATGGACGGGCCTCATCTCAGGTTAGTCATCATCCAATGGTTGTTGCTTGCCACTGTGAGGGCAGAGGATGGAAATTCTGGGCAGATTCCAATCTAAAAGGCAAGTTTTGGGGACGCTCGATTCAGCTTGATCCTGTGGGGATTCTTAGCTTGCAGTTTGAAGATGGCGAGACATTTCAATGGAGCAAGATCACCACTTCCATATACAATATCATAATTGGTACAATCTATTGTGATCACTATGGTACCATGCGCATCAGGGGTAGCGGTAAATATTCTTGCAAGCTCAAATTCAAGGAGCAGTCTATCATAGACCGTAATCCACATCAGGTGTgcccccccctctctctctctctctctgtgtgtGATGAAGTGGATGCCATTCTATTCCTCTACCTACCAAGTCAGTTAGTTGTTTATCTTTTagttccccccccccccaccaccaccacctgcatacagaaaagaaaaaagatggctATGGATACAGTAGTGTAAACTGTCATGCAATCATTTGAAGGGACTTGGTAAATAAAAACTTTGCTTTCTTTTCATCCTATCACATATGACtccctttttcttatttttcttttttgtttgtatACATGTAGTAATCTATACTTGTAAATTTCGATAGACAAATGTAAAAGAAAGTATTCATCATATGTTCAAATTTCTCTCTGCTGTTCTGTCCAACTTCCCTGTTTAATCAAAAGAACCACTGAATTTATTACAGAATTTGTTGTATTCAATGCCATCAAATTCTAGGTTCATGGATTCGTGCAAGACAACAAAACAGGAGAGAAGGTGGCAATGTTATTGGGGAAGTGGGATGAAGCGATGTACTATGTCTTGGGAGACCCCACTACAAAGCCTAAGGGATATGATCCCATGACAGAAGCCATATTGCTGTGGGAGAGGAACAAATCTGTTACCAAGACAAGATACAATCTTACACCTTTTGCCATATCCTTAAATGAATTGACACCTGGCTTACCAGAGAAGCTTCCTCCAACTGATTCGAGGCTGAGGCCAGATCAACGGCATTTAGAGAATGGAGAGTATGAGCTGGCAAATTCTGAGAAGCTAAGACTTGAACAACTACAAAGACAGGTATGCTCAAAATGTTGTTCTAGTTGCACGCTCATCAAAACAAGTTTATATTCTTCCCATATTCATCTCAACCCCATCAGCGAGTATTTGTTGAGTCCCCTTACTGCTtatttcctaaaaaaaaaatctccaatGATGCACTTATCCTACTAttatctctttcttttttttttcctgggtagaaagggaataaaatatttacgataaaaacaaaaaattgaccTGGACGTTCCCGGTTAACACCTACACTACCACCTAAAAGATGAGATTATGCAACAGGTAGCTGATTACAAACAATCAAACCTTGGTTGGATTTAACTCCCAAGTTTGTAAGAAAGTCAGCACACTTGTTTCCTTCTCTAAAAAAGTGTTGGATCAGCACATCAAATCCTACTATCATCGTTAAACTAGTAGTATATCTACTgccttattttcttttctgGTCAGCCACTTTCAGGATGACCTTCTATAAGAGCTCCATTTTTGTACAATAATGAACTTAATATCATCAAATGTTTGAGCTTCATTTTTGTTGCTTTAGGCTTGGACAACTTGTTTCATACTCTTAAGACTCATAGGCAGTATTTTATTACCTATTCTTGTGACTAAGTTAATGCCAGACCTACGCATGGTGTTTCGATGAGTGGAAAGAGTGTTGGTTGAATCCTATGTTAAATTTCTGCAGGCAAGAAAGCTGCAGGAGAGAGGTTGGCAGCCAAGATGGTTCCAGAAGGATGAGGACGGTTGTTACCACTATGTTGGTGGATATTGGGAAGCAAGGGAGAAACGAAATTGGGAAGGGATCCCCAATATATTTGGACAGAGAAATGATTTGTCCCCTCATGTAATAGAGTAAGCAGCTGTAATGTTCGACATCCGATGTCTTCCCACATTTGTATTTTCCCTGTGGCCTTGTTGAAACTGGAAGCACAAGTTTTGCAATCAACTGACAGAAACGCTAATGTTGTGCTCTCTTCTCACGGCGAGATGATGCATATGAATGTTTCAGCTCATGTTTCCTATCATTTGGTGCTGAATCTTGGTATGTTCTCTCAAAAAAGCTAGGAGGCACGGGATATCCGCCTTTTTGCTCTAGTTGAAATTTACAGCATCCCACTTGTGCCCCAGTTACAATAATTCccttaaaaaaaaacattttgtGAATTGGGCTCATTAGGTGCTCCCTCTTTCTGATATGATGCCTTAAATGCTTTTGATATCAGCCCTCCCTGTAGCTATAGACGAGAACAAACAGAGATTCAAGAGTAGAATGCACTAAATATTTCAAGGATCCAAGTCCGCATGATTACATTAATATCTGTGTTGGAAACAACATTCAAAAGAGTTGCCAtgagagtttttcttttttattttcttttagcaGGAGAGACATGAAGTTCAAGAATCAAGAAGGGTAAAGAAGAATTTAAACTCAGCAACATTAATTCTTAAAATCACGACCCTACCCACTAGATCAAGGTCTCCTCATTTTCtcttagtataattaataatgaGTTACCATAAGGTACATCACTCTTCATTCCTTTGACTAGTTAAATCTAAAACAATTGAGTATCAAAACGATAAATCCactttgaattaaaaaaaaaagtacaatttGTAACAATTATTGTTCAATACCCAAGATCAACCAATTGACCCTAAATGAACTGTATAGCTAACACTCTCAAAGTCAAAACTGACTAGCATGAGTTACTACCTGACTGCGCATGCAGAACTCGCATTTTTTTATCCTATTACAAAGAATCAACAAACTAGAACGCTGCGCTGGATAAGAAAAAACCTTCCAAAATAAATTATAAAACCACCCTCGATTTCTGCTCGCTCTTCTTCTGTTAGCAAACATAACAATCAAGGATACTGTCCCAACAAAGTACAAAACTAAAAGTCGGTCACTTCCAAGCTTTCCTCCCACGAAATTGTTTACCAGAACGCTgctgttttctctttttctcttgtctTGATCTCGATACCTTTGCTCTCTTGGCAGCAAGAGGCATGGCCTTTTTGTGTTCTTTTTGCCGATTGCTTAAGCCACCAGTCTATCCAAAAAATGAAAGATGAAATGTGAATATAGAAGCAAAACTCGAAAATCTCACCCCATAAGCAAATACCGAAACAGCAGAAGGCATACGAGGGAATTTTGGCGAAAGCTTTAATAACTTTAGTACAAAAAAACTTTATAAATCTAGGCGGAAAAGGCATCTTAATTCACCGGTTGACTCTCTagggagaggaaaaaaaagaggcaaaaatCTCCTGGCTATGATTTTCATTCAGAAAAAATGGCACAATGTTGTCCCTTTGTTTCATGGTGTATACTTA
This portion of the Coffea eugenioides isolate CCC68of chromosome 11, Ceug_1.0, whole genome shotgun sequence genome encodes:
- the LOC113751580 gene encoding oxysterol-binding protein-related protein 1D, translating into MNPLCCIAPVSVDRDRANPTVVKSQSDSLGVGNAVAAKPLGFNSRQSFSTARISSVNGDSDLPANCNNNVSSNNNSDGLVDQNVGEGKEAKAVYSGNVNVAGVLYKWVNYGKGWRARWFVLEDGVLSYYKVHGPDKIVINPGREKGAKVIGEESWRYMRKASCIGGYQHRVNRTVKQWKPFGEVHLKVSSVRASKSDDKRLSIFTGTKTLHLRCQSREDRTAWIEALLVAKDQFPRMLSSSDLETSEEFVVSTEKLRSRLLQEGLGEAVVKDCESIMLHEFSELQNQSKALQLKHILLVDRLRQLETEKIELETTVVDETKERDSCCGGNRRFSDFYSILSEGSASDSDADNESRGGGDIETDEEGMYFDTNDFMPAESLRSASYRSRENTENACSSFTNEKGSFFSDRLRGVEIEIKAIEYPYVRRRNNLPEPKEREKPVGLWSIIKDNIGKDLSGVCLPVYFNEPLSSLQKCFEDLEYSYLVDRALQWGKQGNDLMRILNIAAFAVSGYASTEGRQCKPFNPLLGETYEADYPDKGLRFFSEKVSHHPMVVACHCEGRGWKFWADSNLKGKFWGRSIQLDPVGILSLQFEDGETFQWSKITTSIYNIIIGTIYCDHYGTMRIRGSGKYSCKLKFKEQSIIDRNPHQVHGFVQDNKTGEKVAMLLGKWDEAMYYVLGDPTTKPKGYDPMTEAILLWERNKSVTKTRYNLTPFAISLNELTPGLPEKLPPTDSRLRPDQRHLENGEYELANSEKLRLEQLQRQARKLQERGWQPRWFQKDEDGCYHYVGGYWEAREKRNWEGIPNIFGQRNDLSPHVIE